AACAGTGACAAATCAAACACCTGCTTCCCCCAGCCTGAGCGATAGCTGTTAGGAGGTGGTTCAGAGGTGGGGTTCCAGGATGGATTCTAATAGCAGCAGCCtcgtccctccctgccccctgccctgccccagggaGCTGGGGTCCCTAGGAGGTAGGTGGCAACTCTTCCCCGCTCTGCCGCAGACGCTTCTTGGCTCGAATCTCATTCATGGCCTCTTCAATGGAGCGTGTGTCCCTCTTGTTGGCCACGGGcactgggggcagaggggagggtgggagggcctAGGAGTCCTGTGCTCTggcctggcctcccctccccccatgctgtgctcctgtcccctgccctccccagcccccaccggGGCCTCACCACAGCCGTAGGTCTTGTTGGCCTGTAGCATGTGGGCTGCATCCTTGGCCGCCCCCTTGCCAATAAGGTGGCTGTACTTGTCCTTGTAGTCGCTAGCAGGGCTCACCACCACAGGTCCCTGCTGGGCCGCCTCCTCTTCCTGCCGCTGGGCCAGCTCCTAGGTGGAGGTGGGGCGCCGATGCTCAGGGCCTGACCCCAGGCCCTCCCATGTGATGGGCCGCAAGGCCCCAAGGACTGCCACACATAACTCACTTTCAGCTTCCGTTTCTCCTCTGCCTTCTGAGGGTCCCACTCCTCACCACGACGGTAGGAATCCAGCTCTTCATCTGAAGGTGCAAACTCCTAGAagaaggggagggtgggggtcaAGGTTCCACATACATGTTTTACCTCATTGTTCTCCCCTAGCGGGGTACAGGAGAGGAGAGAGTGGGGAACTCAAGCCTTTCACCTTTTTGAAGATCATGACATAACGACATTCATCGTCTTCCCCGAAGGAGAAGGATGTCAGGCCAGCTACTTCCACTACATCGTGTCTAGAAGGGAGGGCGGAGGAAAAAAGTACTTGGGGCCACCAGGGGGCCTAGCGCCTTTGTCAAGAGGATTCCCCCTACCCCGCCAGCCCTCTCAGGCCACTCTGGCCACCTATTTTCTGCCTCCCCCGGCCTGGAAACACTCACAGTATGCTCCTCTCTATCTTGTTCATCGGCTGAAACTTTTTCTTGATCTGCCCACTGTCTTGGATGAAATCAGACACCTCTTTCTCCATCTTGGTCgagggaaaagggaagaagataTGAGGTGATGGCTCCACCCCAACATCTGCCTTCCCAGCGGGGCCCATGGGCCTTCCCCTCCCACACGTTTCCCAGCCTCTGTGCCACTGGCTGCCAGGCTGCACCTCTCTCATGACATTTTCCAAAAAAACTGAGTCCTCAACCGTCCAATTCTAACTGATTGGAAGTCCTTCCTGAGGCTGCATTTGATCTCTCCAGTTGTTCTCACCCTTTTACGAAACTCCACTTTCTGTTGTTTCTCTTGCTCTTGTAGTTTCTTCAGGCgggcagcctgctctgggggtgaGAAACAGCAGCATGAGGTAGAAGCATGGGTGGGGAGAGTCTGTAAGGGTTCAAAGGGGTCTTGTGTCCACTGGGAGGTGTCAGGCTAGGAAGGTAGCATGACTGTTCATTCGGCAAGCACTGATTAATATTTACTCTATACCTGGCCCCATGCTAGGCCCTGGAGTATAAGAGGATTAAGACACAGCTTTGCCCTTTAAGGGCTTACAGTTTAGTGAGATCAGAATCATGCTCAACCCCATCTCCCAACCCCACTGGGGAAGCCAgctagcaaacatttatttaaggCCTACAACATACAAAGAACTACAAAGGAACCTGGGGAGGTAATGAGGACAGACCAAGCCCTGGCCTCAAAGAGTTTATTATCTCATCACATACATCAGAAAggggaaattatttaacttcCTATTATTTTGTAACACCCTCCACTTCTTACTTCTACAGCCAGGATGAAGCTTAAATAGCTAATCTGACATTCCTCTCCTTTGGGAGTGTAGGTGTAAGGGGAAGTCCCTACCCTTGGGTCTCACTGTCCCCTCTCCTCTTTTCTGCCATTTCAAGTTCGATATATTCTTAAGACCCACTTCTTCCACAGGATCTGAATCCCTTCAGCGGCACTGAACTTCTTCCTATTTTCCTCCTCACGCCAGGTCTTTGCACATGTTGTTCCTGCTGCCCTAAATGCTTTTCCTCCTCTTGCAAACTCTGAGATCCACCATGAGTCAGAGTTACACACTTCTTCCTTTGGGGCCCAAGCACATTTGGTTCAGACACCCACTACAGCACGTGCTGAGAACTAACCTAAAGTAACTTTTGTCTTCCCTGCCTCACGATGAGCTCTGAGAAGGCAGTGACCCTGTTCACCTCCTATCCAGCTATTTTCCGTGGCTCCAGGGCCTGACAGctcaggagctctcctctctcaGACCTCAAGGGCTCTGACCATCAATGCATCCCATCTTGACCACTGACTGTTCTCTAACTGGTCTGTGAGTCTTCTCTCTGTATCTGAGGAGGTGGCACAGGATTATGGTTAAGAACATAGGCTTAAAAGTCACACCTGGGTTTGAAACCCTGCCACTTAGCAACCGTGTTAACTGCAGGCAAATGACTAAAATCTGAACTTCAG
This portion of the Vicugna pacos chromosome 16, VicPac4, whole genome shotgun sequence genome encodes:
- the SPAG7 gene encoding sperm-associated antigen 7 isoform X1 — translated: MADLLGSILSSMEKPPSLGDQETRRKAREQAARLKKLQEQEKQQKVEFRKRMEKEVSDFIQDSGQIKKKFQPMNKIERSILHDVVEVAGLTSFSFGEDDECRYVMIFKKEFAPSDEELDSYRRGEEWDPQKAEEKRKLKELAQRQEEEAAQQGPVVVSPASDYKDKYSHLIGKGAAKDAAHMLQANKTYGCGEAPVGAGEGRGQEHSMGGGEARPEHRTPRPSHPPLCPQCPWPTRGTHAPLKRP
- the SPAG7 gene encoding sperm-associated antigen 7 isoform X2, producing the protein MADLLGSILSSMEKPPSLGDQETRRKAREQAARLKKLQEQEKQQKVEFRKRMEKEVSDFIQDSGQIKKKFQPMNKIERSILHDVVEVAGLTSFSFGEDDECRYVMIFKKEFAPSDEELDSYRRGEEWDPQKAEEKRKLKELAQRQEEEAAQQGPVVVSPASDYKDKYSHLIGKGAAKDAAHMLQANKTYGCVPVANKRDTRSIEEAMNEIRAKKRLRQSGEELPPTS